One part of the Microcoleus sp. bin38.metabat.b11b12b14.051 genome encodes these proteins:
- a CDS encoding cytochrome P450, with the protein MTLPDGPKTPRFVQLVQWIGDPLTYMDANAKKYGEIFTTRWGNLEPFVMLHNPQAIQEMLNSKAFDAPGDMNGILKPLLGEQSMIVISGEKHKRQRQLLMPPFHGERMRNWAQQICDITQDVASKWNVDRPFVARTAMQEITMRVILQVVFGLDEGPRLQQLSPLLAAIIDTTGSPLRSSILFLPWLQQDWGSWSPWGRMKQRRQKIQELMDAEIAERRLQPDVNRNDILSLMMAARDENGEPMTNEELRDELMTLLFAGHETTATALAWAFYWIHSLPSVRQKLLQELDTLGENPDPMDISRLPYLSAVCQETLRIYPVGMLTFPRVVREPVELLGHQLEPGTVVFGSIYLTHHRRDLYPEPLQFKPERFLERQFSPYEYLPFGGGSRRCIGLALAQLEMKLVLATVLRDLDLTLAEKKPVQAKRRGVTLGPAGGVRMALLGRRMRRSKPEPVASGV; encoded by the coding sequence ATGACCCTACCTGACGGCCCCAAAACCCCCCGCTTCGTGCAGCTAGTTCAATGGATCGGCGATCCGCTGACATACATGGACGCCAACGCCAAAAAGTACGGGGAGATTTTCACGACTCGATGGGGCAACCTCGAACCCTTCGTGATGCTCCACAACCCGCAAGCGATCCAGGAAATGCTCAACAGCAAAGCGTTTGATGCTCCCGGCGATATGAACGGTATTCTCAAACCCTTGCTGGGCGAACAATCGATGATTGTCATCTCAGGAGAAAAGCATAAACGGCAGCGTCAACTATTAATGCCGCCCTTTCACGGGGAACGGATGCGTAACTGGGCTCAACAAATTTGCGATATTACCCAAGATGTTGCTAGCAAGTGGAATGTCGATCGACCTTTTGTCGCCCGTACAGCCATGCAAGAAATCACCATGCGGGTAATTTTGCAAGTTGTCTTCGGACTCGATGAAGGGCCGCGCTTGCAGCAACTGTCCCCGCTGCTGGCTGCAATTATCGACACGACAGGCTCTCCGCTGCGATCGAGTATCCTATTTCTGCCCTGGTTGCAGCAAGATTGGGGCTCTTGGAGTCCTTGGGGACGCATGAAACAGCGCCGCCAGAAAATTCAGGAACTGATGGACGCGGAAATAGCAGAACGCAGACTGCAACCAGACGTTAACCGCAACGACATTCTCAGCTTAATGATGGCAGCCCGCGACGAAAACGGCGAACCAATGACCAATGAAGAACTGCGCGACGAGTTGATGACGCTGCTGTTTGCCGGTCACGAAACCACAGCAACAGCCCTAGCTTGGGCATTTTACTGGATTCACAGTTTGCCGTCAGTGCGCCAAAAACTGCTGCAAGAATTGGACACTTTGGGCGAAAATCCCGATCCGATGGATATTTCTCGCTTGCCTTACCTGAGTGCAGTTTGTCAAGAGACGCTGCGAATTTACCCAGTGGGAATGCTGACGTTTCCGCGAGTGGTGCGGGAGCCGGTGGAATTGCTGGGGCATCAACTCGAACCGGGTACGGTGGTTTTCGGTTCGATTTATTTAACCCACCACCGTCGGGATTTGTATCCAGAACCGCTGCAATTTAAGCCGGAAAGGTTTTTGGAGAGGCAATTCTCGCCTTACGAGTATTTGCCCTTTGGAGGCGGCAGCCGCCGCTGTATCGGCTTGGCGCTGGCACAGTTGGAGATGAAGCTGGTACTCGCAACTGTTTTGCGCGATTTAGACTTAACCTTGGCCGAGAAAAAGCCCGTACAAGCCAAACGCCGAGGGGTAACTTTAGGGCCAGCCGGCGGCGTGCGGATGGCTCTGCTGGGGCGGCGGATGCGGCGCTCAAAGCCTGAACCAGTTGCTAGTGGGGTTTGA
- a CDS encoding COP23 domain-containing protein yields MIQQQLTKVLATTAIAAIALTVASERSYARPTVGESGFWCSTSTGAPVTMYQNPQGAVEPWIEWTSDYFSGSGYDPATRCQLVSQRLETYRRNRSLKYITAGQMNGQKVICTANQVNGICQNLIYTLRPGQDPIGSLYNLLAWRQGQVGMPSTEESGNIPYIDVRAKLGENINDEAQLPPFSGPSELP; encoded by the coding sequence ATGATCCAACAGCAATTAACGAAGGTTTTGGCGACAACAGCGATCGCCGCGATCGCTCTGACAGTGGCTTCTGAACGCAGTTATGCCCGGCCGACAGTCGGGGAAAGCGGATTTTGGTGCAGCACCTCGACAGGTGCGCCGGTGACGATGTATCAAAATCCTCAAGGTGCTGTAGAGCCTTGGATTGAGTGGACTTCTGATTATTTTTCTGGTTCTGGTTACGATCCGGCAACTCGGTGTCAATTAGTCAGCCAACGCCTGGAAACCTATCGCCGGAACCGATCGCTAAAGTACATTACTGCCGGCCAGATGAACGGCCAAAAGGTCATCTGCACGGCGAATCAGGTCAATGGCATCTGTCAAAATTTGATTTATACCCTCCGTCCCGGCCAAGACCCGATCGGCTCTTTGTATAATTTGTTAGCTTGGCGCCAAGGTCAGGTGGGGATGCCTTCTACGGAAGAAAGCGGTAATATTCCTTACATTGATGTCAGAGCAAAGCTCGGGGAAAATATTAACGATGAGGCGCAATTGCCCCCTTTTTCTGGGCCCTCGGAACTGCCGTAA
- a CDS encoding serine protease: MENLARQTAVRIQTAKSSGSGAIVQRQGQTYTVLTSWHVVAFHRIDRTIVTSDGLIHQPLEVPRRLGDTDLAIVEFRTAIEYQVAPIGAQGAAPGEPLLAAGFPAETGALTVAQGFVELLLPKSLPQGYSLGYTNEVKIGMSGGPIFNAQGLLVGINGRGKHRDPGFGVYAFEDGSEPTPELLEKMVKSSWGIPISTYLQFVSSQPGS, translated from the coding sequence GTGGAAAACTTGGCGCGTCAAACCGCAGTACGCATCCAGACGGCCAAATCTTCGGGTTCTGGGGCGATCGTCCAGCGCCAAGGCCAAACCTATACTGTGCTGACTAGCTGGCACGTTGTGGCTTTCCACAGGATCGATCGCACAATCGTTACGAGTGACGGCCTGATCCACCAACCGCTGGAAGTTCCGAGGCGCTTGGGCGATACTGATCTAGCGATTGTTGAGTTTCGTACCGCGATCGAATACCAAGTAGCACCCATTGGTGCGCAGGGAGCAGCCCCGGGAGAGCCATTGCTGGCGGCCGGGTTCCCGGCGGAGACTGGGGCGTTGACCGTAGCACAGGGGTTCGTAGAACTGCTGCTGCCAAAATCTTTACCTCAAGGCTATAGCTTGGGCTATACAAATGAGGTTAAGATTGGTATGAGCGGTGGCCCGATTTTTAATGCTCAAGGTTTGTTGGTTGGGATTAACGGTCGAGGTAAGCATCGAGATCCCGGTTTTGGCGTGTATGCTTTTGAAGATGGAAGTGAACCGACGCCGGAATTATTGGAAAAGATGGTTAAATCTAGTTGGGGAATTCCGATCAGTACATATTTGCAGTTCGTCTCGTCTCAGCCAGGGAGTTAG
- a CDS encoding COP23 domain-containing protein codes for MNSWGLRFNALTVILTGAVTVAAIIGHQYAACAKTAQEIAELAMFTTVEVNNTLGFAASGSGVIIAKQGNVYTVLTANHVVASLAQEYSIRTHLEKSYTAIRVQRLPKNDRDIDLALIQFQSRDQYSVAPIGESERAVVGSTIYVAGYPLPVASGSERKLEFTAGIISSRLSRASSGYGLRYQAVTRRGMSGGPVFDADGRVVGIHGQGDTVGTVQSQWNGQVEEIKTGLNAAIPIDAFTTLRSQTLPNGFDILSNIAINRTSRQSQPNLQRGGFVCDTSTGEPVTVYQNPQGFREPWIRWNSNFFSSAGYDPLTRCQQVTQRLDNYNRNKQLNYVTVGLINNQKAICTSSRINGPCEGLIYTLRRDQDPAPALSTFFVWLANQKARPSIFESGAPIYINVGERVDVDVAE; via the coding sequence ATGAATTCGTGGGGTTTGCGGTTTAACGCGCTGACCGTCATCTTGACCGGTGCAGTAACAGTGGCAGCAATTATCGGCCACCAATATGCTGCTTGTGCAAAAACGGCCCAAGAAATTGCCGAGCTAGCGATGTTCACAACTGTGGAAGTGAACAACACGCTGGGTTTTGCAGCTAGTGGCTCAGGAGTAATTATTGCTAAACAGGGGAATGTTTACACTGTTCTGACGGCGAATCATGTAGTGGCAAGTCTCGCCCAAGAATACAGCATTCGCACTCATTTGGAAAAAAGCTATACAGCAATCAGAGTACAGCGGCTCCCGAAAAACGATCGCGATATAGACTTAGCTTTGATCCAGTTTCAGAGCCGAGATCAGTATTCAGTAGCGCCCATTGGGGAATCGGAACGTGCTGTGGTCGGTTCTACTATTTATGTGGCTGGCTATCCGCTACCCGTCGCCTCTGGATCAGAAAGAAAACTAGAATTTACGGCTGGTATTATTTCTTCTCGTCTGAGCCGCGCATCCTCGGGCTACGGACTGCGCTATCAAGCTGTCACAAGACGTGGGATGAGTGGCGGGCCTGTATTTGATGCTGATGGCAGAGTTGTGGGAATTCACGGTCAGGGAGATACTGTTGGTACGGTGCAGAGCCAGTGGAACGGTCAGGTTGAGGAGATTAAAACCGGGTTGAATGCAGCAATCCCGATCGATGCTTTTACGACATTGCGATCGCAAACCTTACCTAATGGGTTTGATATTCTCAGCAATATTGCCATCAACCGCACTTCTCGCCAAAGCCAACCGAATCTCCAGCGGGGGGGATTTGTGTGCGACACCTCAACCGGGGAACCGGTGACTGTCTATCAAAATCCCCAAGGGTTTAGGGAACCTTGGATTCGCTGGAATTCTAATTTCTTTTCTAGTGCTGGCTACGATCCTTTGACTCGCTGTCAACAAGTGACTCAGCGCCTGGATAATTATAACCGAAATAAACAGCTTAATTATGTTACTGTCGGTCTGATAAATAATCAAAAAGCAATTTGTACGAGCAGCCGGATTAACGGGCCATGCGAAGGTTTGATCTACACGTTACGCCGCGATCAAGATCCGGCTCCTGCACTTAGCACTTTCTTTGTTTGGCTGGCGAATCAAAAGGCTAGACCTTCTATTTTTGAAAGTGGCGCTCCGATTTATATTAATGTTGGAGAACGAGTAGATGTAGATGTTGCAGAATGA
- a CDS encoding phosphoketolase — MTATTPKATSTIPSFCEGIQYFSENLPGFETYGKTPAIAQGSNSIADPADPAAVFQTILGADALRYLTLQITASKASGHPGGFASQAEAYAALVMLGHKNIVTEVGHHAPGFYSAMFLDRSLEDMGIVKVQQARDKFREKDGLLGHLSGFIPGLLAPAGPLGQGQHFAMAGALLHPEKLFPFTMGDGGMGEPYPMSSMGHFHTAYPKATNFLPVLVWNGYSQEHHSMVSTKTNAEMIAYWQGNGFEEVILVDAKEFDDKNQPEAYVDSTAFSLEQRMAFTKAVLQGVDKAAKSALGGKLTVFIIKQLKGAGVHARGAKSHNLYPKDTLDAPHIISALKERALTAEAWQLVRTNCERAGGGPAAKTVVTEFTLPLADLGELPLEEFAVGGEAKISTTAMGRLVGTVGQRDRTFLVTNADGNEASAIANINQALKIIHPTTDDLYNQSPNGQVYEPLSEDACAGLAVGLSLFGARSLWCSYESFAINGLPIWQTVTQAMAELRRLTPATVTLFTAGALEQGRNGWTHQRPEIEAYFAAMMRNGNVFPLFPPDANSIQACYDWALTARNKGVVITASKSPLPIRTTFAQTRQGLEDGAIVLHETAGNKKVVFAVVGDMTLIPVFEAAASLEKVGIGVRIVSVVNPRRLYRPTDVAWDTCSEADGGFLSDEKFAEMFGGDGLIGVTGGASGMLEPVMLRSNCPRDTFAWKRGETTASAGELMAFNGLTADALTKRAIVF, encoded by the coding sequence ATGACTGCAACTACGCCGAAGGCAACGTCAACAATTCCCAGTTTTTGCGAAGGAATCCAGTATTTCTCGGAGAATCTGCCGGGTTTTGAGACTTACGGGAAAACACCTGCGATCGCCCAAGGAAGCAATTCGATCGCCGATCCAGCAGATCCCGCCGCCGTCTTTCAAACGATCCTAGGAGCAGACGCCCTACGCTACCTGACGCTGCAAATCACAGCCAGTAAGGCATCGGGACATCCGGGGGGTTTTGCCAGCCAAGCCGAGGCTTATGCTGCGCTGGTGATGCTCGGACACAAGAACATTGTCACGGAAGTTGGGCACCACGCGCCAGGATTTTACAGTGCCATGTTTCTCGATCGATCTTTAGAAGACATGGGAATTGTCAAAGTGCAGCAAGCACGCGATAAATTCCGAGAAAAAGACGGTTTATTAGGACATCTTTCCGGCTTCATTCCCGGACTTTTAGCACCTGCTGGCCCCCTCGGACAAGGGCAGCATTTCGCAATGGCGGGCGCGCTTTTGCATCCCGAAAAACTCTTTCCTTTCACGATGGGCGACGGTGGGATGGGCGAACCCTATCCGATGAGCAGTATGGGGCATTTCCACACTGCTTATCCCAAAGCTACTAACTTTTTACCCGTGTTAGTTTGGAATGGATATTCGCAAGAACATCACAGCATGGTTTCAACTAAAACCAATGCTGAAATGATTGCTTATTGGCAAGGTAATGGTTTTGAAGAAGTCATCTTAGTTGATGCTAAGGAATTTGACGACAAAAATCAACCGGAAGCTTATGTTGATAGCACGGCTTTTTCCCTCGAACAGCGCATGGCATTTACCAAAGCTGTTTTACAAGGAGTTGACAAAGCAGCAAAATCTGCTCTCGGCGGCAAATTAACTGTGTTTATTATCAAACAGTTGAAAGGTGCTGGCGTGCACGCGCGCGGCGCAAAATCTCACAACCTTTATCCGAAAGATACCCTCGATGCTCCCCACATTATCAGCGCCTTAAAAGAGCGGGCTTTGACTGCTGAGGCGTGGCAGTTGGTGCGGACAAATTGCGAGCGTGCGGGCGGCGGGCCTGCTGCGAAAACCGTTGTTACTGAGTTTACATTGCCGCTGGCAGATTTGGGCGAATTGCCTTTAGAAGAATTTGCAGTCGGTGGAGAAGCGAAGATTTCGACAACTGCAATGGGACGTTTGGTGGGAACAGTCGGCCAGCGCGATCGGACTTTTCTCGTTACTAATGCTGACGGAAACGAAGCATCAGCAATTGCCAACATCAACCAAGCTCTCAAAATCATTCACCCGACGACAGATGACTTGTACAATCAATCGCCCAACGGTCAAGTTTACGAACCTTTGAGCGAAGATGCTTGTGCGGGTTTAGCTGTAGGTTTGTCACTATTTGGCGCGCGCAGTTTGTGGTGTTCCTATGAATCTTTTGCTATCAACGGTTTACCAATTTGGCAAACAGTTACCCAAGCAATGGCAGAATTGCGCCGTCTAACTCCCGCAACTGTCACCTTATTTACCGCAGGTGCTTTAGAACAAGGCCGCAATGGTTGGACGCACCAACGCCCGGAAATTGAAGCTTATTTTGCGGCGATGATGCGGAACGGAAATGTGTTTCCTTTGTTCCCACCGGATGCTAATAGCATTCAAGCTTGTTACGATTGGGCTTTGACTGCCAGAAATAAGGGAGTTGTGATTACTGCGAGCAAGTCGCCGCTGCCAATTCGCACTACTTTTGCACAGACTCGTCAAGGTTTGGAAGATGGCGCAATTGTCTTGCATGAAACAGCAGGAAATAAGAAAGTTGTGTTTGCTGTTGTGGGCGATATGACTTTAATTCCTGTGTTTGAAGCGGCGGCATCTTTGGAAAAAGTAGGTATTGGAGTGCGGATTGTTTCTGTGGTGAATCCCCGACGTTTGTACCGCCCAACAGATGTGGCTTGGGATACTTGTTCCGAAGCTGACGGCGGCTTTTTGAGCGATGAGAAATTTGCCGAAATGTTTGGTGGAGATGGCTTGATTGGCGTGACAGGCGGTGCTTCTGGGATGTTGGAGCCGGTGATGCTCCGTAGCAATTGCCCGCGCGATACTTTCGCTTGGAAGCGGGGCGAAACGACTGCTAGCGCTGGTGAGTTGATGGCGTTTAATGGGCTGACGGCTGATGCTTTGACTAAAAGGGCGATCGTTTTCTAG
- a CDS encoding Uma2 family endonuclease — MTAKLLEEIGTLPEQRLILPGYYSWEQFQAIESLMADSSALRITYLDGWIEFMTLGEAHESISCILNFLLQLYFCETGIEYIPVGSATRRDKTKDVSFEPDESYYIGEKKEHPDLAVEVTITSGSTNKLAKYLRLRIPEVWFWENNLLAVYRLRDDDYEQVLRSELLPELDLELLVHCVLMPSRIEARQDFLNGIRPQ, encoded by the coding sequence GTGACAGCAAAACTTTTAGAAGAAATCGGTACGCTGCCAGAACAGCGATTGATTCTCCCCGGTTATTATAGTTGGGAGCAATTTCAGGCGATCGAATCTTTGATGGCAGACTCTTCAGCTTTGCGGATAACTTATCTTGATGGGTGGATCGAGTTTATGACACTAGGCGAAGCACATGAGAGCATCAGTTGTATTCTTAATTTTTTGCTACAACTCTATTTTTGTGAAACGGGAATTGAATATATTCCTGTAGGTAGTGCTACTCGCAGGGATAAAACAAAAGATGTATCCTTTGAGCCTGATGAGTCTTATTATATCGGTGAAAAGAAAGAGCATCCCGATTTAGCCGTGGAGGTGACGATTACTAGCGGTAGCACAAATAAACTAGCTAAATATCTACGACTTCGCATCCCGGAAGTCTGGTTTTGGGAAAATAATTTGTTGGCTGTGTATCGTCTGCGCGACGATGATTACGAGCAAGTTTTAAGAAGTGAGTTATTGCCCGAGTTGGATTTAGAATTGTTGGTGCATTGTGTCTTAATGCCTTCAAGGATTGAGGCAAGACAGGATTTTCTGAACGGGATTCGGCCACAGTAA
- a CDS encoding DUF2281 domain-containing protein, translated as MLFCSLGLEKHGTSESSQEKLEELHGYGSWADQIVMSDDFDQPLEDLKEYM; from the coding sequence ATTCTATTCTGTTCGCTTGGACTTGAAAAACACGGAACAAGTGAATCATCTCAAGAAAAGCTTGAAGAACTTCATGGTTATGGTAGTTGGGCCGATCAGATCGTTATGTCAGATGATTTCGACCAACCACTCGAAGATTTAAAAGAATATATGTAA
- a CDS encoding DUF433 domain-containing protein, with product MTLKELEPQLLALSDDEKAQVVQLLSQGKITLGRGIEKTPDVCGGSACIAGTRITVWGLVEARRIGYSEADLLTSYQALSATDIANAWTYAEAFPDEIETEIRENDEVMDEEL from the coding sequence ATGACGCTGAAAGAATTAGAGCCTCAACTGCTGGCACTCTCAGACGACGAAAAAGCTCAAGTTGTTCAACTCCTATCTCAGGGGAAAATCACCCTGGGGCGCGGTATTGAAAAAACGCCTGATGTTTGTGGTGGAAGTGCCTGCATTGCGGGAACTCGCATCACCGTTTGGGGACTTGTAGAAGCTCGTCGCATTGGGTATAGCGAAGCCGATTTACTCACAAGCTATCAAGCCCTCTCTGCTACTGATATTGCCAACGCTTGGACTTATGCCGAAGCCTTTCCCGACGAAATTGAAACAGAAATCCGGGAAAACGACGAAGTAATGGACGAGGAATTGTAA
- a CDS encoding DUF5615 family PIN-like protein, with protein sequence MARLYADEQYPYPVVELLRVLGHDVLTVQEAGRANQKIPDSDVLAFATSEERAVITENRKDFFRLHRIQPDHAGIIACTNDRDWEALANRIHIAIIAAESLQGKLIRVVRPSK encoded by the coding sequence ATGGCACGCCTCTATGCCGATGAGCAATACCCCTATCCGGTTGTAGAATTGCTGCGGGTTTTGGGACACGATGTTTTGACTGTCCAAGAAGCAGGCAGAGCGAATCAGAAAATTCCTGACTCAGATGTGTTAGCTTTCGCAACTAGCGAGGAACGTGCTGTCATTACCGAGAACCGAAAAGATTTCTTTCGACTGCACCGCATACAGCCCGATCATGCTGGCATTATCGCCTGTACGAACGATCGCGATTGGGAAGCGCTGGCTAACCGAATCCACATTGCGATTATAGCAGCAGAATCTTTGCAAGGCAAACTGATTCGCGTTGTGCGTCCTTCAAAGTAA
- a CDS encoding Uma2 family endonuclease: MILQILEPITTLKEQRFSLPGYYTWEQFQAIESLVADAPGLRITYLDGCVEFMTLGENHEQIKSILALFIGLYFFEKGINFIPVGSATRRNQAKDVSFEPDESYYIGEKKEHPDLAIEVTMTSGSTNKLAKYLRLRIPEVWFWENNRLAVYRLRDDDDYEQVLRSEFLPELDLELLVRCVLMHSILDARAEFLRGIRPQ; this comes from the coding sequence ATGATCTTACAAATTTTAGAACCAATAACAACTCTTAAAGAACAACGCTTTTCTTTACCTGGTTATTATACTTGGGAGCAATTTCAGGCGATCGAATCTTTGGTAGCAGATGCCCCAGGCTTGCGAATAACTTATTTAGATGGGTGTGTGGAGTTTATGACACTAGGTGAAAATCACGAACAGATAAAAAGTATTTTGGCTCTATTTATAGGACTTTACTTTTTTGAGAAAGGGATTAATTTCATTCCGGTAGGAAGTGCAACTCGCAGAAATCAGGCAAAAGATGTATCCTTTGAACCAGACGAGTCTTATTATATAGGTGAAAAGAAAGAGCATCCTGATTTAGCAATAGAAGTGACGATGACTAGCGGTAGTACAAATAAACTCGCTAAGTATCTGCGACTTCGCATCCCTGAAGTTTGGTTCTGGGAAAATAATCGGCTTGCTGTCTATCGTCTGCGCGACGATGATGATTATGAGCAAGTTTTAAGAAGTGAGTTTCTGCCGGAGTTGGATTTAGAATTGTTGGTGCGTTGCGTTTTAATGCATTCAATACTTGATGCAAGGGCGGAGTTTCTGAGGGGGATTCGGCCGCAGTAA
- the fba gene encoding class II fructose-bisphosphate aldolase (catalyzes the reversible aldol condensation of dihydroxyacetonephosphate and glyceraldehyde 3-phosphate in the Calvin cycle, glycolysis, and/or gluconeogenesis), whose translation MALVPMRLLLDHAAENGYGLPAYNVNNMEQIQAIMRAADETNSPVILQASRGARSYAGENFLRHLILAAVETYPHIPICMHQDHGNAPGTCYSAMRQGFTSVMMDGSLEGDAKTPASYEYNVEVTREVVKVAHSIGVSVEGELGCLGSLETGMGEAEDGHGFEGALSHDQLLTDPEEAVNFVEQTGVDALAVAIGTSHGAYKFTRKPTGEILAISRIEEIHRRLPNTHLVMHGSSSVPQELLEIINSNGGKIRETYGVPVEEIQKGIKCGVRKINIDTDNRLAITAAVREALFAKPDEFDPRHFLKPSIKYMQKVCSDRYNSFGCAGNGTKIKQMSLDDFAAKYAKGELSSTTKKTVAV comes from the coding sequence ATGGCGCTTGTACCTATGCGACTGCTGCTCGACCACGCGGCTGAAAATGGTTACGGCCTACCGGCTTACAACGTCAACAACATGGAGCAAATCCAAGCGATCATGCGCGCTGCTGACGAAACCAACAGCCCCGTGATCCTGCAAGCTTCTCGCGGCGCTCGCTCCTACGCTGGAGAAAATTTCCTGCGCCACTTGATTTTGGCCGCAGTTGAAACCTATCCTCACATTCCCATTTGTATGCACCAAGACCACGGCAATGCCCCCGGCACTTGCTATTCTGCCATGCGCCAAGGCTTCACTAGCGTGATGATGGACGGTTCTTTGGAAGGCGATGCTAAGACTCCCGCCAGCTACGAGTACAACGTTGAAGTTACTCGCGAAGTTGTGAAGGTTGCTCATTCGATCGGCGTTAGCGTTGAAGGCGAACTGGGTTGCTTGGGTTCTCTGGAAACAGGAATGGGCGAAGCAGAAGACGGGCACGGCTTTGAAGGTGCGCTTTCTCACGATCAATTGCTGACAGATCCTGAAGAAGCTGTTAATTTCGTTGAGCAAACCGGCGTTGATGCTCTCGCAGTGGCGATCGGCACTTCCCACGGCGCTTACAAATTCACCCGCAAGCCGACTGGCGAAATTTTGGCAATCAGCCGCATTGAAGAAATTCACCGCCGCTTGCCGAATACCCACTTGGTAATGCACGGTTCATCTTCTGTGCCCCAAGAATTGCTGGAAATCATCAACAGCAACGGCGGCAAAATCCGCGAAACCTACGGTGTACCTGTGGAAGAAATCCAAAAAGGTATCAAGTGCGGTGTTCGCAAGATCAACATCGACACAGACAACCGTTTGGCGATTACCGCTGCGGTACGCGAAGCTTTGTTTGCTAAGCCCGATGAATTCGATCCGCGCCACTTCTTGAAGCCGTCGATCAAGTATATGCAGAAGGTTTGTAGCGATCGCTACAACTCTTTTGGTTGCGCTGGTAACGGTACAAAGATTAAGCAAATGTCTTTGGACGATTTTGCAGCTAAGTATGCTAAGGGCGAATTGAGCTCTACTACTAAGAAGACTGTCGCTGTTTAA
- a CDS encoding aldose epimerase → MIDDLLPMTNVFAIALKQKQYKTYILSDETANSTLEVVPERGGIATSWLVEGKEMFYLDAERFANADLTVRGGIPILFPICGNLPDNTYTHKGVERQLKQHGFARDLPWKATQQVTEGCAALTLVLDSSEKTLAVYPFDFQLAFTYQIKGNSLEIVQQYTNKGAEPMPFSSGLHPYFLAPDKTNLRFEIPGMQYRDQNTHEKGYFTGVFDPTLDEIDVSFDELTGLAATVTDAARGLRLTLSYNSSYGKLVFWMVKGKDFYCLEPWTAPRNALNTGEHLIYLQPGATCEMLVRMTATFF, encoded by the coding sequence ATGATCGACGACCTACTACCAATGACAAATGTGTTTGCGATCGCGCTCAAGCAAAAGCAGTACAAAACCTATATCCTCTCCGACGAAACCGCTAACTCTACTCTAGAAGTTGTGCCGGAACGGGGCGGTATTGCCACTAGCTGGCTGGTTGAAGGCAAAGAAATGTTCTACTTGGACGCAGAACGGTTCGCCAATGCCGATCTGACTGTACGCGGCGGGATTCCCATCTTGTTTCCCATCTGCGGCAATCTCCCCGACAATACCTACACCCACAAAGGAGTAGAGCGCCAGCTCAAACAGCACGGCTTTGCTCGCGATTTGCCTTGGAAGGCGACCCAACAAGTTACTGAGGGTTGCGCGGCTCTTACCCTGGTACTCGACAGCAGCGAGAAGACCCTAGCTGTTTATCCGTTTGATTTTCAATTAGCTTTTACTTATCAAATTAAAGGCAATTCTTTGGAAATTGTGCAGCAATACACTAATAAGGGTGCCGAACCGATGCCTTTTTCTAGCGGCTTGCACCCTTATTTTTTAGCTCCTGACAAGACAAATCTCCGCTTTGAGATTCCCGGGATGCAGTACAGAGATCAGAATACTCACGAAAAAGGCTATTTCACTGGGGTGTTTGACCCGACGCTGGATGAAATTGATGTTTCATTTGACGAGCTGACCGGTCTGGCTGCTACTGTCACCGACGCCGCCCGCGGCTTGCGGCTGACCCTCAGTTACAACTCCAGCTATGGGAAGTTGGTTTTCTGGATGGTCAAGGGCAAGGATTTTTACTGTTTGGAACCTTGGACTGCTCCTCGCAATGCCCTCAACACAGGCGAACACTTGATTTATTTGCAGCCGGGAGCCACTTGCGAGATGCTGGTTCGCATGACTGCAACTTTTTTTTGA